AAAGGGGAAAGTTGAAGACATTGAGCGATTTTTTCATCTAATGTCATTTGATTGACTAAATCCTGTACTTTTTCTTGTTTCATAGGAACCTCCTGAACACTTTTTTCGAAACGTTTCTATTCAAATATAACAACAGTATAAGCGCTTTCTTTTCTTTAGTCAACCAAAAACGACATTCACATGGTGAAACGCTCCTTTTTTTCTGTTTCTTCTATACTATCTCGTTTTCGTAAAAGTTTATCCAGAAAAAATTTACACCCACAAAACCATTGGTATGCAATGCTCAAACGCTATAAACAAAAAATATAATAGCAATTCACTTGAAACCGATTACATAATATACTATAATAACCTTGTCGAAACGTTTCTATGAAATATTGTGTATGTGAATTAATTTTCACAATTTGCTTCATCCCGTACGGCGCACTAGTTCCGTGCAACAGTTTTTATTCTTTAACAGCTTTTAGTTAATCAAGTTGCTTTGAAAAAAACAAAAAATGGAGGAAAAATCATGAAGAAAAAGATGTTTGTCGTTTTAGCTTTAGTGTTGTCGCTTAGTTTAGTATTAATGGCGTGTGGTGGGTCAAAGGATGATGCAAATTCCGGCGATTCTAAAGTATTAAATGTTTGGGCAATGGGTGATGAAGCCAAGTCGCTAAAAGAACTCGCACAAAAATTCACGAAAGATACTGGCATTGAAGTTAAAGTTCAAGTTATTCCTTGGGCAAATGCACATGATAAATTACTTACAGCCGTTGCTTCTAAGTCGGGCCCCGATGTAGTCCAAATGGGAACTACTTGGATGCCTGAGTTTGTCGAAGCTGGTGCACTACTTGATATTACAAAAGATGTAGAAAAAAGTAAAAATATGAATTCTGATCTATTTTTCCCAGGTTCAGTAAAAACTACTCAATTTGATGGCAAAACTTACGGTGTTCCGTGGTATGCAGAAACTCGCGTATTATTCTACCGTACCGATTTACTGAAAAAAGTTGGTTATAATGAAGCTCCAAAAACATGGGATGAACTTTCTGACGCTGCACTTAAACTTTCTAAACGCGGCAAAGATATGTACGGCTTTGCCATTGATCCAAACGAACAGACTACAGGTTTCATTTTCGGACGTCAAAATGGCTCCCCTCTTTTCGATAAAGACGGTCAACCAGTATTCAATAAAAAACCTTTCGTAGACACTGTTACTTATTTAGATAGTTTCATTAAAAATGGTTCCGCTCCAGATACTGATCTTGGTTTAGATGCTTCTCAAAGCTTCGGCGGCGACGGCATTGTACCAATGTTCATGAGTGGTCCTTGGATGGTTAATACACTGAAAGACACCGCTCCTGACATTGACGGAAAATGGGCTACTGCAGTATTACCTAAAAAAGAAAATAACGAATCAAGCCTGGGTGGCGCTAACCTTTCCATTTTCAAATATAGTGATAAGAAAGATGATGCTTTAAAATTCATGGACTACATGAGTCAACCTGATGTGCAATTATCTTGGTTAAAAGATACAAATTCCATGCCAGCTCGTATGGATGCTTGGGAAGATGATATGCTGAAAAACGACCCTTACTACAAAGTATTCGGGGAACAAATGAAAACAGCTGAACCTATGCCACTTATTCCACAATTCGAGGAAATCGCTCAATTATACGGAAAATCTTGGGAACAAATTTATCGTGGTGGTGCAGATGTACAAACACAAATGGATACATTTAACGATCAAGTAGAAGCACTTCTTAAAAAATAACGAAAAAAAGGGCAAATGATTTATTCTGCCATTTGCCCTTTTAGAATGGACTGGATGTTATGAAACAATTTTTAAATAAAAATACACCCTATTTGTTTATATCGCCAGCACTGTTTTTACTTCTTCTGTTTTCCCTACTTCCGATTTTGCTTGCTTTTGTCATAAGTTTTACGGACATTGATTTAGTCGGGCTTGCCGATTACTCTAAAATTAACTTTGTTGGTGTGGACAATTACGTCAATATTATGCAAGACCCGGTATTTTTAAAATCTATTTTTAACACGCTTTTCTATGTAATTATTGGCGTTCCACTTGTTATCGTCTGCTCGCTTGGTATTGCGCTGATGATTAACTTCTCGCAAGCGAAGATTTTCCAATTTTTCCGGTTAATCTTCTACACTCCTTCGATTACAAACGTTGTCGCTGTAGCCGTTGTTTGGAGTTACTTATATAATCCACGCTTTGGTTTACTTAATTATTTGCTTTCGTTTTTAGACTTAGGACCAGTTCCCTGGTTACAAGACCCTACTATC
The sequence above is drawn from the Listeria monocytogenes genome and encodes:
- a CDS encoding sugar ABC transporter substrate-binding protein; translation: MKKKMFVVLALVLSLSLVLMACGGSKDDANSGDSKVLNVWAMGDEAKSLKELAQKFTKDTGIEVKVQVIPWANAHDKLLTAVASKSGPDVVQMGTTWMPEFVEAGALLDITKDVEKSKNMNSDLFFPGSVKTTQFDGKTYGVPWYAETRVLFYRTDLLKKVGYNEAPKTWDELSDAALKLSKRGKDMYGFAIDPNEQTTGFIFGRQNGSPLFDKDGQPVFNKKPFVDTVTYLDSFIKNGSAPDTDLGLDASQSFGGDGIVPMFMSGPWMVNTLKDTAPDIDGKWATAVLPKKENNESSLGGANLSIFKYSDKKDDALKFMDYMSQPDVQLSWLKDTNSMPARMDAWEDDMLKNDPYYKVFGEQMKTAEPMPLIPQFEEIAQLYGKSWEQIYRGGADVQTQMDTFNDQVEALLKK
- a CDS encoding carbohydrate ABC transporter permease, with the protein product MKQFLNKNTPYLFISPALFLLLLFSLLPILLAFVISFTDIDLVGLADYSKINFVGVDNYVNIMQDPVFLKSIFNTLFYVIIGVPLVIVCSLGIALMINFSQAKIFQFFRLIFYTPSITNVVAVAVVWSYLYNPRFGLLNYLLSFLDLGPVPWLQDPTIAKLSLIILAVWRAIGVNMIIFLAALQGIPREYYEAASLDGANSRQQLFKITVPMLRFAIFFVTVTTMIGWLQFFEEPFVMTEGGPLDSTNSVALFIYQNGFQLSKFGYAAAGSFILFIAIIIITIIQFRIQRKNNGGDI